From the Jeongeupia sp. HS-3 genome, the window TGCCGGCGGTGCGAGTGGCCACCGGGCGATGACGATCCAGATCGTGGCCAGCACCAGGAGTGCGAGCGCGGCGAAGCCGAAAATGGTGCGAGGCGTGGCTTTCATGTCATCGGCATCCCTGTGTTCGTTCGCGAATCTTACGGACTTATGCGTTTTTTAATTCACGAAAATTATTTCGTGGCAAGTAGGGCAAAGACATTATGTAGTCGATATGCATAAACTACGTCAACCACACAAGGAGCATCCGATGCCCATGCCCGGCGTCCATCCCCGTACCGCCTACCTGTTCATCGCGCCGTTCTTCGCGGTGTTCGCGGTGTTCACGCTCTGGCCGATGCTGTTCAACCTGTGGCTGGCGTTCCGCGACTACTTTCCGCAAACCGGCAACAGCATGTGGAACGGCTTCGCGCATTTCGTCGAGCTGGCCGACTCGGCGCGTTTCGGTCACGCGCTGAAAAACTCGCTGATCTTCCTGCTGCTGGTGCCGCCGCTGCAGGTCGGCGCGCTCGCGCTGGCCTTGCTGGTGCATGCCCGCCTGCCCGGGATCGGCTTCTTTCGGGCGCTGTACTACCTGCCGGTGGTGATCGCAGTATCGATCGCCGCGGTGGTCTGGCAGCAGGTGCTGCGCTTCGACGGGCTGTTCAACTGGTTTCTGGAATCTATCCACCTGATCGGCTTCGGCGAGCAGCCGGACTGGCTCGGCGACCGCCAGCTGGCGCTGTATGCGGTGATGGCCTTCTCGTTCTGGAAGAACGTCGGCTACTACATGGTGCTCTACCTTGCCGGGCTGCAGACGGTGCCGCGCGAACCGCTTGAGGCGGCGGAGATCGACGGCGCCGATGCCTGGCAGCGCTTGCGCCATGTGGTGCTGCCGGCGCTGCAGCCGGTGATCCTGCTATGCACGCTGCTGTCGACGATCCAGGCGCTCAAGGCCTTTCAGGAAGTGATCGTGCTGACCGATGGACAGGCCGATACCCAGACCGCGCTGGTCTTTGTCTACGGCGTCGCCTTCTTCGGCCACAACTTCGGCCTTGCTGCGGCGGCCGGGCTGATCGTGACGCTGGTCTGTCTCGCGCTCGCAGCGGTGCAGCTGCGCTTTTTCGGCGAGCACGGCCTGCTGCGTCGTGGAGGAGGGCTATGAATCAGCTCGTTGTTCAAGCGCTGGTCCTGCCGGTACCGAAGGCGCCGCCGCGCTGGTACCGGTTGCGCCGGCAGGTGAAGGGCGCCGTGCTGGCGCTGCCGCGTTACGCGGCCTTGCTGCTGTTCGGTGCGTTCACGGTGTTTCCGTTCTGGTGGGCGACGGCGGTTGCGCTGTCGATGGACGGTTCGCAGATCTGGACGTTCCCCGCTGCGTTCCTGCCCACAGATCCGGGCTGGCACTGGTTCGGCCGGGTATTCGACGAAATGCCGTTCTGGCGCTATTTCGCCAACTCGCTGCTGATCGCAACCGCCACGACGGTGCTGGTTCTGCTGCTGACGATCCCGTGTGCGTACGCGCTGTCGCAGATGGCGTTTCGTGGCCGGAACGCGCTGTTCCTGCTGCTGCTGGCGACGCTGATGGTGCCGGCCGAGGTCGCCATCGTGCCGAACTTCATCACCTGCGCCCGGCTGGGCCTGCTCGACAGCTACGCCGCTGTGGTGCTGCCGAATGTCGCCGGCGCGTTTGGCGTGTTCCTGATGCGCCAGGCGTTTCAGGATGTGCCGGTGGAAATCCTCGATGCGGCGCGCGTCGATGGTGCCGGCGAGTTCGGCGTGATGTGGCGGGTGGCCGTGCCGATGGCGAAGCCGATGATCGCGACGCTGGCGGTATTCACCTTCGTCGCGGCGTGGAACGATTATCTGTGGCCGGCGGTGGTGCTGAAGGAGCGGCTGAAGATGCCGCTTGCCGTCGGCATTTTCAACGATCTGACCGGGCCGTTCGCGGTGTCGACCAATCTGGTGATGGCGGCGATCGTGCTCTCGGTGATCCCGGTCGTCGGCGCGTTCGCGCTGGCGCAGCGCGTGTTCCTCGGCGGTGGCGGGCTGATCGGGCGCTAGGCCTTCTTGCAGCCGGTGAAATCCGGGTAGAAGCGCTCCATCATCCGTTCGACGTACGCGACCAGCGGCTTGTGCTGCTCGGTATAGCGGCGCAGCGCCGATTCGAAGCGCGGGCACAGCGTGCCGAGCAGGAAGGCGAACACCGTCGCGTCGGCAGCGCAGATCGCGTCGCCAAGCAGGTAGGGCTTGTTGCCAAGCAGCTCGGCGACCGCGTCGATGTCGCGGCGGGCGAGTTCGAACTGCTCGTCCGGCGTATGTCGGCCCATGCCCTGGCCGTGCAGATCGCGGCTGACGCGGCGGCGGATCATAGCCTTGAATCCGGCGCGCATCGGCGCGGGCACGCCGCGGAAGAATTCGGCCGGGCCGCGTTCGAAGTTGGCGTCGTTTTCCCAGCGCAGCGCCTGCACCGCGAAGTACAGGTGGTCTTCGAGCATCTTCTCGACTGCCCACGCCAACGCTTTTTGGGTCGACGAATAGCCTTCATCGAAATCGATGTTGTAATGGTCTTCGAGATAGGCGCGGATGAAGGTCGAGTCGGTGACCTTGTGGCCGTCGTCGTCGATATAGGGCAGCTTGCCCTTGGGCGCACTGAAGATGCTGCCAGACTGAGTCTGGTAGGACAGGCCGGACATTTTCAACAGCACATCCGTCTTGGTAACGAAGGGGCTGGGGTCGGGCAGGCTCAGGCCGGGGCCGAAGGTAAACAGCGTAATCATTGGCTTTGCGGATGCGATGAACAGGTGTCAGCTCCAAGTGTAAGCGGTTCTGCCTTGCAAAGGGGTGTTCGATATCAATGTTCCGTGCCGGCCGGCCTCAGCCGCGCAGCAGCATGAGGGCCAGCGCGAACATCACCACGGCGGTCAGCAGGTCGAGCAGCCGCCAGACGATGGGCCGCGCCAGCCACGGAGCAAGCGCTCTGGCCGCGAGCGACAGCCCGAAGAACCACAGCAACGATGCCGATATCGCGCCGAGGCCGAACTGGAGCCTCGCAATCCCGTCATAACGGCCACCGACGCTGCCGAGCAGCAGCACGGTGTCGAGATAGACATGCGGGTTGAGCAGGCTGAAGCCCAGCGCGGTTGCCAGCGCCTGCCGCCGGTTAATGCTGGCGCCCTGATGCGACGCATCCAGTGCGGCGGGCTTGAAGGCGGCGCGCAGTGCACCGAACGCATACCAGAGCAGGTAGGCGGCGCCGCCCCAGCGTGCCGCCGTCAGCAGCGTCGGCGATGCGGCGAGCAGTGTGCCCATGCCGGCGAGGCCGAGTGAAATCAGCACGATGTCGCACAGCGCGCAGACCGCCGCGGTCAGCAGCGCGTGCCGGCGCAGCAGCGCCATGCGCAGCACGTGGGCGTTCTGCGCGCCGATGGCGATGACCAGGCTGCCGCCCAGCGCCAGTCCCTGCCAGTAGATCGGGTTCATGTCTGCAAGCTCCTGATGTGGCTCGCCCGCTCCTTCGCGCTGCGCGTCGGGCCCGACGGGCGTTGTCGACGCCGCGCCGCAGGATGGGTTGGCCAGTGTGGGTATCGGCCTGCAGCATAAAAATCGCCAGCGTTTCTGGCGACATGGATTAATCTATTTCAGTAATCATTAATTTTTCTAATAAATGTTCGACGGCAAACTCACCGAAGCGTTTCTGGCTGTGATCCGCGAAGGCAGTTTCGAGCGGGCCGCGGCGGTATTGCATCTGACGCAATCGGCGGTATCGCAGCGCATTCGCGCACTCGAGTCGCGCTTTGGCCAAACCTTGCTGACGCGGGGCCGACCTTGCGTGCCGACCGGCGCTGGCCAGACGCTGCTGCGCTATCTGGACCGGATACGGCTGCTGGAGGAAGAAGCGCTGCGCACGCTGGCCGGCCCCGGCGAAGGGCCGTCGCGGCTGGCGCTGGCGGTCAATGCCGACAGCCTGCATGCGTGGCTGCCGAGGGTGCTGGCCGAAACGCTGGCCGGTTCGCCGTTCACCATCGAATTGCAGGTCGACAACGAGGATTACACGCACGAATTGCTCGCACGCGGTGAGGTGCTTGCATGCGTGTCGGCGCGGGCCGATGCGATGCGCGGCTGCATTGCCGAGCCGCTGGGCGTGCTGCGTTATGTGTGTGCGGCAACGCCGCGCTTTGCCGTGCGCTATTTCCCCGATGGTGTGAGTCGTGCCGCGCTGCTGCATGCGCCCGGGCTGCTGTACAACCGCAAGGATGCGATGCTCGGCGCCTACCTGGCACGGCATTTCGGTATCACCGAAGGTCATTACCCGGCGCATCTGATGCCGTCGTCACAGGCTTTCGTCGATTTCGCACTGCTCGACGTCGGCTATGTACTGGTGCCCGAACTCGCGGTCGGCGCGCACTTGGCGAACGGCGCGCTGATCGACCTGTTGCCGGCGCGGCCGCACGATGTGCCGCTGTACTGGCATGCGTGGCAGATACAGGCGCCGATGGTCGATGCCTTGTTCCGCCGTATCGTCGCTGCCGCACGCGCGGTGTTGCGTCAGCCCGAGGCTTAATTGCTCCAGCGCGTGCGCTCGTTCACAAAGCGGTAGTAGCGCACCAGGGTGATTTTGCCGTTGCGATCAAGCAGTGGCCTTGGCACCGGGCCGAATGGCGCGGCGTAGCGGATGATTTTCAGCGTCTCGGCGTCGAGCCGCGGATCGCCGGAGGTTTCCTCAACCTCGGCGTCGGCGATGGTGCCGTCGCCGTTGAGCACCAACCGGAACCGCAGCAGGCCCTGCAAGGGTTTGCCCTTTTCGTCGCGCGGATAGTTCATCGTGCCGATGCGCTCGACCTTGCTGCGGATCTGCGCCTCCCACAGGCCGAACATCGCCCGCGTATCCGGGCGTTGCTGCGCGCGCGTGGCGCTGTCTTCCTCCGCCTCACCGCCTTCTTTGGGCAGATCGGCGTAACGGGTCACCAGCTTCTTCTGCTTGCCGTCCGGACGCACGCCGATGGCGTCGTCCAGCCCCTTCATTTCGATCTCGTGATAGTTCAGGTCAAGCTGCGGCTGCGCTGCCACGGCGGGGGCGCTGGCGGCAGCCTGCTTGCGTTGCCGCGTCGGTTTGGCTGCGGATTTCGGTACGGCATAGTCCGAGCGGCCACGCACCTGCACCGGTTCCTTGACCTTGGGCTTGACCGGTTCCAGATCGACAACCGGCTCGGCCGGGGTGGGCACGGCCGGTGCATTCGGGCGTGGTGTTTTCACCAAGCGCATCTGCAACGGCGGACTGTCGGCGGAGGCGCTACCCGATTGTTGCTGGGGTTTGAGCAGCAGCAGCGAGAGATGCCCGAGCAAGGACACGATCAGCGCCAGCCAAAGCCAGTACGGTGATCGTTGTCCGTCGGACGTCGTGTAAGTGAACAACTGCATCAATGGTTTCCGGCTGCGGCGAGCGGCTGGCGCTTACGGTGGAGGCGTGACGTTAGCATGGTTTTTTGCCGACGGCAGGCAACGGCGTGCGCATCGGCATCAAGATCGTGGTTTCAGGGAACCTGTCCGGTGTTGATCGGGTCAGTTTAATGGATCGGGTGCAAATGCCGTTTGGCATGCGTGCCCCGAGTAGAACAAGGAACAAGCCCGTGAATATGAAATCCCGTGTTGCACTGATGTCGCTCTCCGGCTTCCTGATCGTTGGCATGGCCAACGCCGCCGGCGAGGTTTGCACCGCCAAGATCAGCGATATTGAAAACCAGATTCGCCAGGCGCGCGAGCAACATAATGACAATCGCGTCCAAGGTCTCGAAACCGCGCTGCAGCAAACCCGTGCCAATTGTAGCGAGGCAGGCGAGCAAGCCAAGCTTGAGCAACGACGTGCCGATGCCAACGCCGAGGTGGCGGAAGCACAGCGAGATGTAAGTAAGGCACAGCGCACGCTGGATCAGGCCAAGTCCGAAGGACGCAGTGCCAAAAAGATCGCCGACAGACAGCAGAAACTGGATAAAGCGCAACGCAAGCTGAGTGAGCGCAAGGCGGAGCTCAAGGCGCTGGGGTCGATGTAGGCGATGATCGATAGTGATCAGCTAAAGCAAAACGGGAAGGCGATGCCTTCCCGTTTTTTATTGCGCCGACCAAACGAGATGGTTCATTTGATCCGGTTCCAGACCGCAATCGCTTCCTTTCGGGTGGGCTGCGGGGCGCAAATCACATTGCAACTGCCGTTGTTGCCGAATTTGACGCATTGCACCCATACGCGGTTGGCACCCGCTTTACGGACATCGGGTGCCGCGCCGCATTTGGGGCAGGGCTGGGGAACAACGGCAGGTCTGGATTCGGTCATGGGTATCTGGGGCAAAGGGCAGGGCAAAGCGGCAGCATACGCGCCGGCGTGCCCGGCTGCTACTTGTTGCGGTAAGCGCAAAAGCCCGGACGCGGGCCGATCTTCGGGTGGTTTCTGCAGGTGTTGGGGCGCAGGTCGTAGACGGTGCACAGCCGCGTATCGGCATCCAGATAAGTGCATTCACCACTGGAACGGCGCGCTAGCGTGAAGACACCGTGCTTGAAGTTGAAGTGTTCGATCACGCCGGCCTTTTGCAGGCGCTTGGCAATCTGTTTCGGTTGCTCATGCTCGGCCTCGAAAGCGTCGACCTCGCCCATGCGCACCAGATCGGGCAGCTTGACCTCGACCGGCATGCTGCAACAGGCTGATTTGCAGTCAAAGCACATGCCATTGCGATAGCGCGCCCAGGTGTCGAGGTTCTCAAGCGTGGAGACGTGGATCAGTTTTTTGTACGTGGACGTGGACATGGACAGCAATGCGGACGTGAAGCGGGGCGATTATACGCATGCTGCGGCGCTACAGTCCGGCAAGGGCCAGACGGTTTGGCCTGACCAGTAATCGTTTGTCATGTTTGGACGCTTGTGTGCCGCAGCCGGGGTCGCCAGACTGCATGGACAGCTTGGGGCTGACCGGGTGATTTTTTGGGGAAAACGACCATGAGTGTACGAATCGATCAACACGATGGCGCCGATCTGATCGGCGTAAGCCTGCGCACCTCGGTGCGCGACGGCCGCAACCAGCGCGACATCACCGCCGCATGGCAAGCGGTGATAGCCGAGGACAAGCTAGCGGCCATTCCCGGCCGTATTGGCGCGCCGTACCCGTTTTACGGCGTCGTTTATGATTTCGACCCGGATACCACCGATTTCAGCTATCTGATCGGCGTTCCGGTCACCGCCGGCAGCGTCGCCCCGGCGGGATTTGTGGCGCTGCAACTGGCGCCGGCACGCTACGCGGTGCTGACGACCGAGCCGACGGCGAGCGAGGCCGATTTCATCGGAGCGATCCAGCAGGGCTGGCCGGCGATCATGGCGTGGCTGAACGCATCCGAGTACACCCACAGCGGGACGTCGGAATTCGAGTATTACGACGAACGCGGCGAACCGGGACGCAGCGACCGCACCATGGAAATCTGGTTGCCGATCCAGCCCAAGTAAGGACCGAACCCGAGGTTGAGTATGAGAAATACGGGAACAGCACGATGAGCCACGCTGTAACGCAAGTACAGGCGGGCGATTTGCCGCGTCTGCTTGCCATCTGGGAGGCCGCGGTTCGGGCCAGCCATGATTTTCTGAGCGAAGACGATATCCAGCTCTACAAGCCGCTGGTGCGCGATGTTTACCTGCGACTGCCCGGGCTGACGCTGGCGTGCGTACGTGACGAGCATGGCGACGTGGCCGGCTTCATCGGGATTGCAAATGGCAGCATCGAAATGCTGTTTGTCGATCCTGCATCACACCGGCAGGGCATGGGCCGGGCACTGCTGACGCATGCGCTGGACGAGCATGGCGCCACGCGTGTCGATGCCAACGAGCAAAACACCGGGGCGATCGGGTTCTATACCCGCATGGGCTTCGTGGTGGAGAGCCGCTCGCCGCTGGACGGTACCGGAAGGGCGTTCCCTATCCTGCACATGCGCTTGGCCAGTGGCTGAGACCGCAAGGCTGCTACTGATGCTGGCGCCCATAGCGCTGCAGGCAATACGCGTACAGCCGCTCGACCTCGGCGCGCGCCCACGGGGTGCGGCGCAAGAAGGTGAGGCTGGATTTGATGCTGGGGTTGGTCACAAAGCAGCGGATGTCGATCTTCCGGCTGAGTTCTTCCCAGCCGAAAAAATCCACCAGATCAATCAGCATTTTTTCCAGCGTTACGCCGTGTAGCGGGTTACTGACTTGGGTATCGGTCATCTTGATCGCCTTGTTGCCACATCACGCGGCGGAATAGAAAACGAGCCGACGCGTCGGCTCGTTGTACACGGTCAACCGCTGCAGCTGCAGCGGTTTTTCGCTGTTTAGCGCGTCACCGGCTTATAGCGGATGCGCTTCGGTTTCGCGCCTTCTTCGCCCAGACGTTTCTTCTTGTCGGCTTCGTATTCCTGATAGTTGCCGTCGAAGAAGGTCCATTGCGAATCGCCTTCGGCCGCGATGATGTGCGTGGCGATGCGGTCAAGGAACCAGCGATCGTGCGAGATCACGAAGGCGGTGCCGGCGAATTCCAGCAGCGCATCTTCGAGCGCGCGCAGGGTTTCGACGTCAAGGTCGTTGGACGGTTCATCGAGCATCAGCACGTTGCCGCCCTTGAGCAGCGTCTTGGCCAGATGCAGACGGCCGCGCTCGCCACCGGAGAGCATGCCGACCTTCTTCTGCTGATCGCCGCCCTTGAAGTTGAAGCGGCCCAGATAGGCGCGGCTGCTCATCTCGAACTTGCCGACGGTGAGGATGTCGTTGCCACCGGAGACATCGTCGAACACGGTCTTGTCGTCTTCCAGCCCTTCGCGGCTTTGCTCGACGAAGGCCGTTTGCACGGTCTGGCCGATTTCCACGGTGCCCGAATCCGGCTGCTCCTTGCCGGCGATCATCTTGAACAGCGTCGATTTACCGGCGCCGTTCGGGCCGATAATGCCGACGATGGCACCGGCCGGGGCCGAGAAGCTGAAGTTGTCCATCAGCAGCCGGTCGCCAAACGATTTGGACACACCGTTGAAATCGATCACCTGATTGCCGAGGCGTTCGGCGACCGGAATGAAGATTTCCTGCGTTTCATTGCGCTTCTGGTGCTCGAAGCTGCTCAATTCTTCAAAGCGGGCAATCCGCGCCTTGGATTTGGCCTGACGCGCCTTCGGGTTCTGGCGCACCCATTCCAGTTCCTTGTGCAGCGCCTTTTGGCGAGCCGATTCGGTGCTTTCTTCCTGCTTCAAGCGGGCTTCTTTTTGCTCCAGCCAGCTCGAGTAATTGCCCTTCCACGGAATGCCGTGACCGCGGTCGAGTTCGAGAATCCACTCGGCGGCGTTGTCGAGGAAGTAGCGATCGTGGGTCACCGCAACCACGGTGCCGGGGAAGCGCACCAGGAACTGTTCCAGCCATTCGACCGATTCGGCGTCCAGGTGGTTGGTCGGTTCATCGAGCAGCAGCATGTCGGGCTTGGAGAGCAGCAGCTTGCACAACGCGACGCGGCGCTTTTCACCACCGGAGAGCAGGCCGATCTTGGCATCCCATGGCGGCAGGCGCAGTGCGTCGGCGGCCAGTTCCATCTGCAGCTCGGTGTTGTCGCCGGCGCCGGCGGAAATGATCGCTTCAAGCCGGCCCTGTTCGTCGGCCAGCGCGTCGAAGTCGGCATCTTCCATGGCGTATTCGGCGTACACCTCTTCGAGGCGCTTTTGCGCCGCCATCACTTCGCCCATGCCCGATTCGACTTCCTGGCGCACGGTGGCTTCGTTGTCGAGCTTCGGTTCCTGTTCGAGATAACCGATCTTCACGCCGGCCAGATGCTGGACTTCGCCGTCGAACTCCTTGTCGGCGCCGGCCATGATGCGCAGCACGGTGGATTTACCCGAGCCGTTCAGGCCGAGCAGGCCGATCTTGGCACCAGGGAAGAACGAGAGCGAGATGTCCTTGATGATCTGCCGTTTCGGCGGGACGATCTTGCTCACGCGGAGCATCGACATTACATATTGAGCCATGAGAAACCGTAATCCAGACTGGTTTTGAATGGCGCGATTCTACCAAAGCGGGGGCCGGGCAGCGCCGTTATAAACACAAAGCCCGGCATCGGCCGGGCTTTGACGGGGAGTGGCCCGGATTCAGGCGCGAGCCAGAGTGGTGGCGATGCTGTGTTTGCGTCCCGCCAGCGGCACGAAACCCAGCGCGATGCCAAGCAAGGCAATGGCGGCGATGTAATGCCCGGGAGCGAGCGCATCGCGCTGTACCCACAGCGTCAGCAGCATCGGCGTCAGCCCGCCGAAAATGGCGTAGGCGACGTTGTACGAGAACGAAAGCCCGGTAAAGCGCACCGCCGCAGGGAAGGCGCGCACGGCCACGAACGGCACGGTGGCGATGGCGCCGACGAAGAAGCCCGTGAGCGTGTAATTGACCAGCAGCGTCGAGTCGGTGCCCGGCAGGCCGGTGTAGAAGTGGTAGCTGCTGGCGAACAGGCCGATAAAGCCGATCAGCATGGTACTGCGTGCGCCAAAGCGGTCGGCCGCTGCGCCGAACACAATGCAGCCCAGCGTCAGCGCCAGGGTCGCAAGACTGTTGGCCTGCAGCGCCAGCGCTGGGGCGATGTGCTGGACTTTTTGCAGATAGGTTGGTGTGTAAAGAATCACCACCACGATCGCGGCCGACAGCACCCAGGTCAGCAGCATCGTGACCACCACGGCGCTGGCGTGCTCGCGCAGCGTGGCCTTCAGCGGCAGGCCGTCGGCCAGCGCCTTGTTGGCGTGCAGCTCCTTGAAAATCGGCGTTTCCTGCAGAAACCGGCGCAGGTAGACGGCGAAGAAGCCGAACACGCCGCCGAGGATGAACGGAATCCGCCACGCGTAGCCGGCCACGTCTTCCGGGCTGTAGCGGGTGTTGATTGCCGCGGCGACGAGCGAACCGAGCAGGATGCCGGCGGTGAGGCCGGCCGTCAGCGTGCCGACAGCAATGCCGGTGCGGTTGGCCGGGGCGTGTTCGGCCACGAACACCCAAGCGCCGGGGACTTCGCCGCCGATCGCGGCGCCCTGCATCACGCGGAACAGCAGCAGCAGCAGCGGCGCGGCAATGCCGATGCTGGCGTAGGTCGGCATCAGGCCAATCGCCAGCGTCGGCACGGCCATCAGGAAAATCGACAGCGTGAACATCTTCTTGCGGCCGAGCTTGTCGCCGAAGTGGGCAATGATGATCCCGCCCAGCGGTCGCGCCAGATAGCCGGCGGCGAAGATGCCGAAGGTCTGCAGCAGGCGCAGCCAGTCCGGCATGTCCGGCGGGAAGAACAGGTTGCCGATGACGGCGGCGAAAAAGACGTAGATGACGAAGTCGTAGAATTCGAGCGCGCCGCCAAGGGCGGACAGCGTCAGCGTGCGGAAATCATCGCGGTTCAGTGGGCGATGGGCCGATGCGGTCGTCGTCGAGAGGGGCGTAGTCATGGTGAGCAGGAGCCGTAGTCATGGAAAACGGCTGCGCGACGACGGGTCGGGGTAGGGACTGCCAGCGGATCGCCCAAGGGGTGGTGGGCGGCGATGCGGGACGGGGTGGGTCCTGCGCAAGTGCCGGGAGTGCACAGCCAAGGTGCATTCTAACGATGAAGCTAATAGGCGAGCAAAAGAGTGGGGCGTTAAATTCGCTAAGCGAACCGGAGGATGCTGCGTGCGTCGTTACGTTTCTTCGTTGGGCTTTGTATCAATGATTACGACGTTTATGGATTTTTGAAGAAGTAGCTGAACCTCGGACACAGAGTAGCCCTTCGCATGTATTGTTTCGCCCGCTTCTGTGCTGATCGATATTTCTCGGCTTTTTCTTGCCTCTATCCACGCAACAACGACTTTCGCGATGGCATTCCAGGGCATGGCGTCTGAAAGGGCGGTAATCGCTTCAACCAAACCCGAGGCTTGGGGGCCGGTTGAGTACGTCAAGATGGGACCGTGCGGAATGCGAGCCTCATCTAATGCTGCCAAAAATGACTCAGCACCATGCTTGAAGAGTGTTAGGCGGACTGAGCTATATGCTCCATTGATCATTTACTACTCCTTGGCTGATCTGAAACATCACGCCAGATCGAGGCAATGTGATGGTGGTTAGTGTGGATGCAGAGCGTCAGCCCAGCCCAGCGCGGCTATCACCGACTGCATGTCGTCGGCCAGCGGGCAGCCCAGTTCAAGCGCTTCGCCGCTGACCGGATGGGCGAGTTTCAGATCGACACAGGCAAGCAGCATGCGCGCTACGCCGAAACGCTCGGCGAACATCCGGTTGTGCCGGCCCTTGCCGTAGGTGGCGTCGCCGATGATCGGGTGGCTGGCATGTTTGAGGTGGCGGCGCAGTTGGTGGCGCCGGCCGGTCAAGGGCGAGAGTTCTGCCAGCGAATAGCGGCTGGTCGGATAACGGTCGACGGCGATATCGAGTTCGGTGCTCGCCAGCCGGCGGTAGTCGGTGACCGCGTCCTGTGCGCTGGTCGCGACCGCATCGCCGGCGAATTCGTAGGCATCAATCAGCCGCGCGAGCGGATGATCGATGCAGCCGGCCTCGGGCAACCAGCCGCGCACGACGGCCAGATAGGTTTTTTCCACCGCGCGGGTTTCAAACGCGGCGGTCAGCGTGCGCGCGGTGTCCTGATCGAGCGCGAACATCAGAATCCCCGATGTGCCCTTGTCGAGCCTATGCACCGGGTAAACGCGCTGGCCGAGCTGGTTGCGGACGATCTGCATCGCAAAGCGCGTTTCGTGCCGATCGATCATCGACCGGTGCACCAGCAAGCCCGATGGTTTGTGCACCGCGACCAGATACTCATCGCGGTACAACAGCGGCAGCGTTTCGCGGCTCATTCGCCGCCCGGCGCGAGCACGGTACGGTTGCCGTTGCTTTCCATCGCGCTCACCAGGCCCGCGGCTTCCATGCTTTCGATCAGCCTTGCTGCGCGGTTGTAGCCGATGCGCAGCTGCCGCTGTACCGACGAAATCGATGCCCGGCGCGACTGCATCACCATCGCCACGGCTTCGTCGTAGAGCGGATCGGCCTCGGCATCGCTGCTGCTGCCGCCGGTATTGCCGGCGGCCTCGGCATCGAAGCCGCCGTTGAGAATGCCGTCGACGTAATCGGGTTCGCCGAACTGTTGTTTCAGGTATTCAACGACCTGGTGGACTTCGTCGTCGGCGACAAACGCACCGTGCACGCGCTGCGGGTAGCCGGTGCCCGGCGGCAGGAACAGCATATCGCCCTGACCCAGCAGCGCCTCGGCGCCCATCTGGTCGAGGATGGTACGGCTGTCGATTTTGCTCGATACCTGGAACGCCAGCCGGGTCGGAATGTTGGCCTTGATCAGCCCGGTGATCACGTCGACCGACGGCCGTTGGGTGGCGAGGATCAAATGGATGCCGGCGGCGCGGGCCTTTTGCGCCAGACGGGCGATCAGTTCTTCGATCTTCTTGCCGGCGACCATCATCAGATCGGCGAACTCGTCGACGACCACGACGATGAAGGGCAGGTGTTCGAGCGGCTCGGGGTTGTCCGGCGTCAGCGTGAACGGATTGGTCAGCTTCTTGCCGGCTTTTTCGGCATCCTTGACCTTCTGGTTGAAGCCGGCGAGGTTGCGCACGCCC encodes:
- a CDS encoding GNAT family N-acetyltransferase, whose protein sequence is MSHAVTQVQAGDLPRLLAIWEAAVRASHDFLSEDDIQLYKPLVRDVYLRLPGLTLACVRDEHGDVAGFIGIANGSIEMLFVDPASHRQGMGRALLTHALDEHGATRVDANEQNTGAIGFYTRMGFVVESRSPLDGTGRAFPILHMRLASG
- a CDS encoding MFS transporter, with translation MTTPLSTTTASAHRPLNRDDFRTLTLSALGGALEFYDFVIYVFFAAVIGNLFFPPDMPDWLRLLQTFGIFAAGYLARPLGGIIIAHFGDKLGRKKMFTLSIFLMAVPTLAIGLMPTYASIGIAAPLLLLLFRVMQGAAIGGEVPGAWVFVAEHAPANRTGIAVGTLTAGLTAGILLGSLVAAAINTRYSPEDVAGYAWRIPFILGGVFGFFAVYLRRFLQETPIFKELHANKALADGLPLKATLREHASAVVVTMLLTWVLSAAIVVVILYTPTYLQKVQHIAPALALQANSLATLALTLGCIVFGAAADRFGARSTMLIGFIGLFASSYHFYTGLPGTDSTLLVNYTLTGFFVGAIATVPFVAVRAFPAAVRFTGLSFSYNVAYAIFGGLTPMLLTLWVQRDALAPGHYIAAIALLGIALGFVPLAGRKHSIATTLARA
- a CDS encoding tRNA pseudouridine(65) synthase TruC — its product is MSRETLPLLYRDEYLVAVHKPSGLLVHRSMIDRHETRFAMQIVRNQLGQRVYPVHRLDKGTSGILMFALDQDTARTLTAAFETRAVEKTYLAVVRGWLPEAGCIDHPLARLIDAYEFAGDAVATSAQDAVTDYRRLASTELDIAVDRYPTSRYSLAELSPLTGRRHQLRRHLKHASHPIIGDATYGKGRHNRMFAERFGVARMLLACVDLKLAHPVSGEALELGCPLADDMQSVIAALGWADALHPH
- the ettA gene encoding energy-dependent translational throttle protein EttA; its protein translation is MAQYVMSMLRVSKIVPPKRQIIKDISLSFFPGAKIGLLGLNGSGKSTVLRIMAGADKEFDGEVQHLAGVKIGYLEQEPKLDNEATVRQEVESGMGEVMAAQKRLEEVYAEYAMEDADFDALADEQGRLEAIISAGAGDNTELQMELAADALRLPPWDAKIGLLSGGEKRRVALCKLLLSKPDMLLLDEPTNHLDAESVEWLEQFLVRFPGTVVAVTHDRYFLDNAAEWILELDRGHGIPWKGNYSSWLEQKEARLKQEESTESARQKALHKELEWVRQNPKARQAKSKARIARFEELSSFEHQKRNETQEIFIPVAERLGNQVIDFNGVSKSFGDRLLMDNFSFSAPAGAIVGIIGPNGAGKSTLFKMIAGKEQPDSGTVEIGQTVQTAFVEQSREGLEDDKTVFDDVSGGNDILTVGKFEMSSRAYLGRFNFKGGDQQKKVGMLSGGERGRLHLAKTLLKGGNVLMLDEPSNDLDVETLRALEDALLEFAGTAFVISHDRWFLDRIATHIIAAEGDSQWTFFDGNYQEYEADKKKRLGEEGAKPKRIRYKPVTR
- a CDS encoding GyrI-like domain-containing protein, coding for MSVRIDQHDGADLIGVSLRTSVRDGRNQRDITAAWQAVIAEDKLAAIPGRIGAPYPFYGVVYDFDPDTTDFSYLIGVPVTAGSVAPAGFVALQLAPARYAVLTTEPTASEADFIGAIQQGWPAIMAWLNASEYTHSGTSEFEYYDERGEPGRSDRTMEIWLPIQPK
- a CDS encoding VF530 family DNA-binding protein, producing the protein MTDTQVSNPLHGVTLEKMLIDLVDFFGWEELSRKIDIRCFVTNPSIKSSLTFLRRTPWARAEVERLYAYCLQRYGRQHQ